The proteins below are encoded in one region of [Limnothrix rosea] IAM M-220:
- a CDS encoding phosphomannose isomerase type II C-terminal cupin domain yields MTAETEIPTPDHETRNPPWGKVTVLEEGDRYRINRIEVKPGQHISTQMHYHRSEHWVVVSGTARVICNDKETMLTSKQSTYVPMNTRHRVENPGTIDLVIIEIQNGEFLGDEDIIRFDDNGVMLPKK; encoded by the coding sequence ATGACTGCGGAGACTGAAATTCCCACTCCAGACCACGAAACCCGCAATCCGCCTTGGGGAAAAGTCACTGTCCTCGAAGAAGGCGATCGCTATCGTATTAACCGCATAGAAGTAAAACCGGGTCAACACATTAGTACCCAAATGCACTACCACCGTAGTGAGCACTGGGTCGTGGTTTCCGGTACTGCTCGCGTCATTTGCAATGACAAAGAAACGATGCTGACTTCTAAGCAATCAACCTATGTACCGATGAACACTCGCCACCGTGTCGAAAATCCCGGCACGATTGATTTAGTCATAATCGAAATTCAAAATGGTGAATTTTTGGGTGACGAGGACATTATTCGCTTTGATGATAATGGGGTGATGCTCCCGAAAAAATAA
- a CDS encoding Spx/MgsR family RNA polymerase-binding regulatory protein — MALQIYGIPNCGTCKKALLWLDNNGAEYEFINTKEQPPTKEMITAWVNELTAKPMRNTSGKSYRAIADEKKTWTDAQWIDAFADDVMLLKRPLFVKDGKAVLVGFRAKEEVLQSTLL; from the coding sequence ATGGCTTTACAAATTTATGGCATTCCCAACTGTGGCACTTGCAAAAAAGCATTACTCTGGCTCGACAATAATGGCGCTGAGTACGAATTCATTAATACAAAAGAACAGCCTCCCACTAAAGAAATGATTACGGCATGGGTTAATGAACTGACGGCAAAACCAATGCGTAATACTTCGGGGAAATCCTATCGGGCGATCGCCGACGAGAAAAAAACATGGACAGACGCACAATGGATTGATGCTTTCGCTGATGATGTGATGCTCCTCAAACGCCCGCTGTTTGTGAAAGATGGCAAAGCGGTTCTCGTTGGCTTCCGAGCAAAGGAAGAAGTGTTACAAAGTACCTTGCTCTAG
- a CDS encoding class I fructose-bisphosphate aldolase, with protein sequence MSTTLSSTKSMAAWLGDEAEYLLDYKAKVSQNLLTLPGGDIVERVYSKSDRRPQVLRSLQQLFGTGRLANTGYLSILPVDQGIEHSGAASFAPNPIYFDPDNILRLAVEGGCNGVATTLGVLGMMSRKYAHRIPFIVKLNHNELLTYPNGYDEIMFASVEQAWNLGAVAVGATIYFGSPESPRQIQEISKAFARAHELGMATILWCYLRNSVFKQDKDYHLAADLTGQANHMGVTLEADIIKQKLPETNGGFPAIAKATGEKYGKTNSRVYDELSSDHPVDLTRYQVLNCYAGRAGLINSGGASGDNDFVQAIRTAVINKRAGGCGLISGRKTFQRSMAEGIELFHLIQDVYLSDEVTIA encoded by the coding sequence ATGAGTACGACACTTTCCTCCACAAAATCAATGGCAGCGTGGCTGGGGGATGAAGCAGAATATCTTTTAGATTACAAAGCGAAAGTTAGCCAAAATTTGTTGACCCTACCCGGTGGCGATATCGTTGAACGGGTCTACAGCAAGAGCGATCGCCGCCCTCAGGTTTTACGGTCATTGCAGCAACTGTTTGGCACAGGGCGTTTAGCCAATACAGGATATCTGTCAATTTTGCCTGTTGACCAAGGTATCGAACATTCCGGCGCGGCTTCCTTTGCCCCGAACCCCATTTATTTTGACCCGGATAATATTCTTCGTTTAGCAGTAGAAGGCGGGTGTAACGGCGTGGCAACAACCCTAGGCGTTTTGGGCATGATGTCCCGTAAATATGCCCACCGTATCCCGTTTATCGTGAAGCTCAATCACAATGAACTGTTGACTTATCCCAATGGCTACGACGAAATTATGTTTGCCAGTGTGGAGCAGGCTTGGAATCTTGGTGCTGTAGCCGTCGGCGCAACGATTTATTTTGGCTCGCCGGAATCACCGCGACAAATTCAAGAAATTAGCAAAGCCTTTGCCCGCGCCCACGAACTGGGAATGGCGACAATTTTGTGGTGCTATTTGCGCAATAGCGTGTTTAAGCAGGACAAAGACTATCATTTGGCGGCAGATTTGACTGGTCAAGCGAACCACATGGGCGTTACCCTCGAAGCCGACATCATTAAACAAAAACTCCCTGAAACAAACGGTGGCTTTCCGGCGATCGCCAAAGCCACAGGCGAAAAATATGGCAAAACCAACAGTCGAGTGTACGACGAACTGAGTAGCGATCACCCCGTTGATTTGACCCGCTACCAAGTCTTAAATTGCTATGCCGGGCGGGCGGGTCTGATCAATTCTGGCGGTGCTTCTGGTGACAATGATTTTGTGCAGGCCATCCGTACCGCCGTCATCAACAAACGTGCGGGTGGTTGTGGTCTCATTTCCGGTCGCAAAACTTTCCAACGTTCT